In one Brevibacillus choshinensis genomic region, the following are encoded:
- a CDS encoding phage baseplate protein, producing MNLFTEKSKQLLHTLVHRNRVAKLVTGLAVVGLLVSAVPNVHAEKSPLKSKVFDLSEPATQLVRNTELHNGTVMQSFAVDDVNKKMYVLQLMAGGQQLPGENGPVTGAQRDKNGDMTLTQLDLEGNKLGYMFLKGFGHGVQMGVEAVGDTTYLWIETDSVTEGSSGWGTQLARFPFENGKILTPDSDELEKHQLIEGVDRTTVNIDQANGLLTMRYRQDGAFHFGVFELDKVKRKQYTPIADVPQPSVGTFQGFASYGGYLYLLEGSAYGTSGSVEPTGSTYITAVNLNTGEVVDKQLITAGDDMSFREPEGMAVRIPDPKHPQKAELCFGFASSFTPLRLANVFSIDRLLPEQAIKNKE from the coding sequence ATGAATCTCTTTACCGAGAAGAGCAAGCAGCTATTACACACACTGGTCCATAGAAATCGAGTAGCAAAGCTTGTGACGGGTCTGGCGGTTGTAGGTTTACTTGTGTCTGCGGTACCAAACGTACATGCGGAAAAATCGCCGTTAAAGTCCAAAGTGTTTGATCTTTCCGAGCCCGCGACGCAGCTGGTTCGGAATACAGAATTGCACAATGGGACGGTCATGCAATCCTTTGCCGTCGATGACGTGAACAAGAAAATGTACGTGCTGCAATTGATGGCAGGAGGTCAGCAGCTACCGGGAGAAAACGGCCCCGTCACAGGAGCGCAGCGCGATAAAAACGGGGACATGACGTTAACTCAGCTGGATCTGGAAGGAAATAAGCTGGGCTACATGTTCTTGAAAGGATTCGGTCATGGCGTCCAAATGGGTGTAGAAGCAGTAGGGGATACGACCTATTTATGGATAGAGACCGATTCCGTCACCGAAGGCAGCAGCGGGTGGGGAACACAGCTCGCGAGATTTCCTTTTGAAAACGGAAAGATTTTGACACCTGACTCCGATGAACTGGAAAAGCATCAACTGATCGAGGGCGTGGATCGAACCACCGTGAATATCGATCAGGCAAACGGACTGCTGACGATGCGTTATCGCCAGGACGGTGCTTTTCACTTCGGTGTATTCGAGCTGGATAAGGTAAAGCGCAAGCAATATACTCCGATTGCGGATGTGCCACAGCCTAGTGTAGGGACTTTTCAAGGGTTTGCATCTTATGGCGGCTACTTGTACTTGCTGGAAGGTAGCGCTTACGGAACAAGTGGCTCTGTGGAACCGACGGGCAGCACGTACATCACGGCAGTCAACCTGAACACAGGTGAAGTGGTAGACAAACAACTGATTACAGCGGGAGATGACATGAGCTTCCGTGAGCCAGAGGGGATGGCGGTTCGCATTCCTGATCCTAAGCACCCACAAAAAGCGGAGCTCTGCTTCGGCTTTGCCTCCAGCTTTACTCCGTTGCGATTGGCGAACGTGTTTTCCATCGATCGGTTACTGCCAGAACAGGCGATCAAAAACAAGGAATAA
- a CDS encoding ABC transporter permease, with protein sequence MAGYIVKRFFASILTMFVLVTITFFLMHAVPGGPFSPAEERKVPKSVMEKMEEKFGLNEPLSVQYVNYLKSILQGDLGFSFKQSDVTVNELISRGFPVSAKVGLIAIIIALIIGMLLGITSAIKRGKWADWASMIVATIGISIPNFVMTVLMLFLFAVVLKLLPTYGLSSWKHYILPVIGLAFGPIAYIARLMRSSMLEVMRQDYILTARAKGVPEYRVIFKHALKNAIIPIVTYLGPLVAALLTGSFIVERVFSIPGIGRDFVTGISDRDYSVILGLTVFLGLFIIIANFIVDILYAIIDRRVKIEE encoded by the coding sequence ATGGCTGGTTATATCGTCAAACGTTTCTTTGCGAGTATTCTTACGATGTTTGTCCTCGTCACTATCACCTTTTTCCTGATGCACGCTGTACCAGGCGGCCCTTTCAGTCCAGCTGAGGAGAGGAAAGTACCCAAGAGCGTCATGGAGAAGATGGAGGAAAAATTTGGTTTGAATGAACCGCTGAGTGTTCAGTACGTGAACTACTTGAAAAGTATTTTGCAAGGAGATCTCGGCTTCTCCTTCAAGCAATCGGACGTCACGGTTAATGAGCTGATCTCACGAGGGTTCCCCGTCTCCGCAAAAGTCGGGCTGATCGCCATCATCATCGCGCTCATTATCGGCATGCTGCTCGGCATCACTTCTGCTATTAAAAGAGGGAAGTGGGCGGATTGGGCTTCGATGATCGTAGCCACCATCGGTATTTCCATTCCGAACTTCGTCATGACCGTTCTCATGCTGTTTTTGTTCGCTGTCGTTCTCAAGCTGCTGCCTACATACGGGCTCTCCAGTTGGAAGCATTATATTCTTCCTGTCATTGGCCTCGCTTTTGGCCCGATCGCCTACATCGCCCGACTCATGAGGTCCAGCATGCTGGAAGTGATGCGCCAGGACTACATCCTGACGGCCAGAGCCAAAGGGGTTCCCGAATATCGTGTCATTTTCAAGCACGCACTCAAAAATGCCATCATACCGATCGTTACTTATTTGGGGCCTCTCGTGGCTGCGCTCTTGACCGGAAGCTTCATCGTGGAGAGGGTATTCTCCATTCCGGGCATCGGCAGGGATTTCGTGACGGGGATTAGCGATCGCGATTATTCCGTCATCCTGGGGCTGACCGTCTTTCTCGGGCTGTTCATCATCATAGCAAACTTTATCGTAGACATTCTTTACGCCATTATCGACCGGCGGGTAAAAATTGAAGAGTAG
- a CDS encoding ABC transporter permease, with amino-acid sequence MNYAAKRNDGAVSLSDMDPAWANLPDEDFVRLEDSTRQSEAIARPSKSYWQDAWSRFRKDPLAMIGLFIILVIAIAAILGPIFSQYTYDGQDIANQNQGPSGEHWFGTDKFGRDIFVRAMYGARISLTIGVAVAAINLVIGVIYGGISGYFGGKVDMVMMRIVDIMIGVPELLYIILLMMFLGNTIESILIAMSLTYWIGTARMVRSQVISLKHQEYVLAARATGSSNMRILFKHLIPNSMGPIIVTVTFLVPSAIFTEAFLSFLGIGIQVPMASWGTLVNDAVPTLFTQPYQMLFPAIAISVTMFALNFIGDGLRDALDPRLKK; translated from the coding sequence ATGAATTATGCAGCGAAAAGGAACGACGGGGCTGTTTCTTTATCCGACATGGACCCGGCATGGGCGAATCTCCCTGATGAGGACTTTGTCAGGCTGGAGGATTCCACGAGGCAGAGTGAAGCGATAGCCCGACCGAGCAAGTCGTATTGGCAGGATGCATGGAGCCGGTTTCGCAAAGATCCACTGGCGATGATCGGATTGTTCATCATCTTGGTCATTGCCATCGCCGCCATACTGGGGCCGATATTTTCGCAGTACACATACGATGGACAGGACATCGCCAACCAAAATCAGGGCCCTTCGGGAGAGCACTGGTTTGGTACAGACAAATTCGGGCGCGATATTTTCGTCCGCGCTATGTACGGGGCGAGGATCAGCTTGACGATCGGTGTCGCGGTAGCAGCCATCAATCTGGTGATCGGCGTCATTTACGGTGGAATATCCGGGTACTTCGGCGGCAAAGTAGACATGGTGATGATGCGTATAGTCGATATCATGATCGGCGTTCCAGAATTGCTCTACATTATCCTTTTAATGATGTTTTTGGGGAATACGATCGAAAGCATATTGATCGCCATGTCGTTGACCTACTGGATCGGAACCGCGCGAATGGTACGTTCGCAGGTCATTTCACTCAAACACCAGGAGTACGTGCTGGCGGCGAGAGCCACAGGGTCGTCCAACATGCGGATTTTGTTTAAGCATCTCATCCCGAATAGTATGGGTCCGATTATCGTGACGGTCACTTTCCTGGTTCCTTCGGCGATTTTCACGGAGGCGTTCCTCAGCTTTTTAGGAATTGGCATTCAGGTACCGATGGCGAGCTGGGGCACTCTCGTCAATGATGCGGTCCCTACCTTGTTTACCCAGCCCTATCAAATGCTGTTCCCGGCTATCGCGATAAGTGTCACGATGTTTGCGCTGAACTTCATCGGGG